One Triticum dicoccoides isolate Atlit2015 ecotype Zavitan chromosome 3B, WEW_v2.0, whole genome shotgun sequence genomic window, CCAATTAAAGAACATCAAAGGAAATAATGAGTTCGTACTACCTGCAGTAGTGGGAGGTTCCCCTCCAAGTTCGCGGCACCATTCACAAACTTCCTCACACTTGACATTAAGTGGTCGAGAGATAGTTTAGCATAGTTTATGGAGTTTATAGTATGTATGTCCACGACAATTCCCAAATATTTGGGATCAACATAAGGTTGTGTCGTTGGGCAAACCAACTTGCCAATAGTGTACAAGACGTAAGGCTTCACAAACCGTGGCCTCTCTTCGCCGATCATCTTCTTACGAAGACCTGAAAAGGTTGTTTGTCAACAATTGTCAATTATTGTAATTATGAAATTTGTTCCATTATCAAACGAAAAAATAGTTCTTAAAATATCATATACCTTTCAAGGTCAGTTTGTTATCTTCAGGATCCTTTAAATCAAGCCATATGTCCTGCACTTCTTTGAACGGAGGAGGGACAAAGTCCCTCCCCATGCTAGGTAGGCCTGTGATGTGTTCTACGTCTTGCAAGGTTATTCTCATAGGTACCCCGCGTATTACAAATGCGTCAACTTGTGAATCGTATGTGCTAGCAATCTCTTGGCACAAAACTCTCCTAACGTTCATTGCGGGAGTCTTCAGAGTTTCACGAATTGTCGTTTGACTAGCTATGTCATACTGTTCCCCAGTTAACGACTGGACAAACTCTGAGTACCCGTGCATTGATACAACCTGGGTACCCTATATGTGCAAAGATTATTTTCAGTGAGAAGGCAACAAAAATAAGAGATTTATTGTGAACAAATAATATTTctagtgacaaataaaaatataactTTACTGTACGTACCATTGGAGCAAAAAAAAATTCAACAGAAAAATTTGCGCTCATTATTCTATCTTCTGCTGCTCTACTCATTCATTGACGTACTATATTACTGGCTTCCTAATTAAAAATTTGATTAATGTAACTTGTACTTAATTATCTTTTTTGATTTAATCTACTGATCTTTTACGCTGTACAGGAGGAAATTAGGAGTGATCTACATAAGAGGCGTCATGTGCAAGGCGTCATGTGCATCTGACTTTATTTGAACCTAACAATAAGCGAGATttgtacaagagttgatgtacgggTTCAATGATATATGCATACCTTCTTTGCCGACGAGTGTGGAGGCTTCGGTGCACCTGACTTTGTCGATGAAGGTGGGGGCTTCGATGCACGTGACTTGGACTGCTTCGTGACCGACTGTGCAGGCCTCGCGGACGCAGCGGGATGATAGGAAGACAtacgatggtgatggtgatggcgaGATTGGTTGGTTCTTGTCAAGGTTAAGGATGGGGTTCAAGGAGGGAGGCTGAGTCGTGGTGAGGTTTAGGTGGATACGTATAAAGCATATATATAGGCTGGGTACGTGTAGGTTACAATCTAGTCATTATTTCTTGCCGAAGAGATAAACCTGTTTTGTTTCTTGTTGATGGGATTGGAAGTAACTTTCTAGAATACTCCAGAATTTTCCTATCAAAGATACCACCGCCTTAAAATCTTTTGCATGCAATCCTAGGGGGTGCATGCCTCATCTCCTTCCGTTGCTAACGATAGCTACTTTTCTTTTTTCTGGAAACAAAACAAAATCGCCGGTCGGTTATCTATTTCCGTTAGACTACGCATATGTATCATTTATCTCCCCACGAAGGGGGCCCATCTCCCTTCCAATCACGCCCTCAGAAAAAAGTGTTCGCTACACATATTAACACGAAGAATAACGTTCTCATAAAATGTGTTGCCTCCATTACAAATTGTCATGGCCGCATTAATTGGGCACGGATGCCCAGACCCACGCAAGTATGAGATAGTATGAGTTGTTCGGACCCACATGATGCCAAATGTCAGTACGAGCCGTGCGAACCCACAAGTGTCAGTACGGCAACAACATGGCAAGCACACATGCCAATTTTCGTTCACATCTAACATTTTATGCAATTTCTATGGTTTTCCGATGAAAAAACCCTGAAATATAAGCCGGTCGTGACGCAACGTGTGTTTGGTGTCTGAATTCGTTCATTTTTTGCGTGGGAGCCTCCCATGGGCATTCCCACATGATGCCAAATTTTGGAATCATGCCGTGCATGGCAAGAGATATACCATGTGGAAACGTGCTGCTTCGATTGGGACGAAAGGCCAAGTCTCAAAGTGTTTTTTTTTCAGATCCACCAAACGGACCCAAACTTTTTAGGCACGCACACAACAACATTGCAAGCACACATGCCAATTTTCGTTCACATCTAACATTTTATGCAATTTCTATGGTTTTTGATGAAAAAACCCTAAAAAACTGGCCGACAAGATTCAATTTgattatttttgtttatttgtattAATAATTTTGGCCTTCGTGAATGTTCCTCGCCACACTTTATTTTTCAAAGAAACGTACTGGTTTTATTTTTCTTTAAACGTATTGGTTGACCAGCTGGCGCGTCTCCTAATTTCATGGAAGGTATCTCCTGACTTGTTAACAAACCGTGCATATCTCCTGATTTTTTTTTCAGAAACGCATATCTACCGATTTGTTAACAAACCGTGCATATCTCGTAACCACATCTCGGCCTCTTCCATCTCGTTCCAGCACAACCTCATCTTCGGCGATCCAGATCGAACTCTGCTGGCTGGGATCCACGGCTGGTTCTCCTCCTCGTGGGCAGCACACAGCCGCCGGAGAAGCCCCTGGTGAACGATGTCACACCGACCTTCTCGTGGTCATCCCCACTCTCTCATAGGTACTGCACTAACTCCCCAGGGCCACAACAATCGTTCATATGAGTTGCTATGCGTTCCTAGAACCCTAAAATGTCTTTGATTCCTAGTTTCAGCGTTCGGTACTGATTGGATTCACACTGTATTGCAGATGATCCTGATTTGCCTGAGTTGCTATGTGCTTGTCACGAGCCAGTAGTCCGAGACATCTATTACACTGATTATAACACGCGTTGTTGCTACCTAAAATGCAACATGCATGAGGTCTGTTGTCACCCTCATGCCCTGTTGCGAACGAATTTCCTAGTGTTTTATTATTGACGTATACCCCCATGTTATTAATGTACGCAGCTGGGTTGCAAGTTGTTCATTCGGGAAGACCTCCTCAACAACTACGCTGAGCAGATGGTCAATTACTGCACAACGGCAATGGACAATTGTCATGAAGATGCATTGGCTACTGCGGCCTTGCTTCTGAAGGAGAAGGATCAACAAATATCAGAATTAGAGACCAAATTATACTCTCTAGCATCAGAGTTGCCTACTACAGGCGAGAAGGACACGTCGAATGACATAATACTCGCAAAGAAATTACAAGAAGAGAGATACAAATGTAGAAGATACTCAATACTTTTTTGGTTCATGATGATAATATATGTTGCTAGAATTTTAATCCCCACTTTGTAAGACTAGATTTCACCTACAGATCATTAATGTTGAACTGAATGAACGTACTAGTTCATGGTGGCTTTCTTGCTCTTACTGACTGATCATGATGCGCTTATGGTCCACCAGAAAGCGTCTGAACATCCAGATCAATTATGGAAACATGATCAATCAATTCCATGTATAATGCATGACTGGCACGGGCATGCATGGCCGCTGTGAGAAGGATTAGCACGAGAGAAACTGCAAGTATGTTCATTCACAGAAACACAAAGAGAAGATGGGCACGTAGTCATGCAGTACGATAACAACAAGAGTCAACACTGATGCATCTTGTAAATTCCAATCTCATAAACGGGAAAATGTAGCGTGCATCTACATCTCATTCAAAGTACAAATATAACTGATGATAAATTCCGTAGTAAAAAACTGAATGTATAACACTTGTGACCAACAATTCGATAGAATAATGGCAAACAGGAAGTGGCTTTATTGTCATCTTTTCTTTGTCCCCCTTGTCATCTTTGTCTGTCTACTTAGACTTTCCAGCCATTTTCCTGTACAAACTCAAATAAATTAACATCGTATCGACACAGGGTTCAACATGGACTTCTGAAAATGCATAAACTTACTTCAAAGGTCTTTTGTTCTTAGCACACACTTCGTCATTGTTCTCTTTTCTCTTTCTCCCCCGAGTCATCATACTAACTTCAGTCACCTTTGCTGAAGCTTTCCTGTGTAGTGCAAAACATTGTTTAAATTGCACATATTAACATGCTTCAACAACAGTTCGACTTGCACAAGTACAGTACACAAgatacatgattttttttaaaacttaCTTCACCGGTTTCCTCTTCTTAGCACGATCCTCTTCTTCTgccgcctcttcttcttcttcttcttcttcttcttcttctccttctccttttccttctccttctccttcttctacagtattgttcactttttTCTTCCTCCCCTTACTCAACTGACCATGAACTTTCCTGCAAAAAGTAAACCATATTGACAGGCTGCAACCAAGAAATGAACATATGCAGTACACATCAAAATGACCAAACACTTACTTcaatgttttcttttttgctttcaaATTCTCCAGGAATGGCTTCAACCTCTTATTCGATTCTTTGGTTGGTCTGCCTTTGGGATTTATTATTGGTTTAGGGTCTTGGACTTGATCTGTAAACCATTGCCGCGCCCCAGAAAAATAAGCCGGCATAGGAACAAATGATGGCGTGCCAGTATTCCCATCATTTCTGTTGCCCTCGTCCAATATGCTCCTCAGGTACTCCATCACCTTTTCTGACTGCATTTCACTAGCTGAGGCCGTGAATAAAGCCTCACTAGCCATATTGCGCAGTTCATGGTACTTATCCATCTGTTCTGACCATATATGTGTATTGGCACTCCTCACAGAACGGAAAGCAGGCTTGGCTTGCATTGTCCATCTAGCCTTCACACAACATGCGGGGATGGTGCATATCCCATTGTACTTCAAAACGCAAAATTATGAGTACatggaaaatcctcgctttccatcTTCCTACAACAACAATATGCACTTtccatcttagatccatcaaaaaTACATGTGACATGGAACCTAACGTGCACCGACTCTTTGCGAGCAACTCCATAGCTAACCAAACCAGTGTCCTCTTCCACCTCAAGTACATTCCATCTTGATAAGTTGACAATCTCGGCCTTTACCTTACTGAACATAACAGGGGTATAAATAGATGAGGCACTTATCTCAAGTGGATCGGCAGTCAATCTAGTGAAGGGGATTGTGTGCGAAGCTACAGCGTCCAATGCTGCTTCATTCCTACGCAAAACTGACACACAGTGTTCAACGTGTTGCACGAGATCAACGAGTTTCATTCTCCTATTCAGGTGCACATGAAGCCTCGAGTTTAGAGACTCACTCCTCTGATTGCTCAACATCCCTAGGAAATACCTTCCCTTGTTATATGCTACAGACCACTTTTCTCTCAGCTCGTACATCCTGTGAATCCATGCATCTTTCTTTTTCCTTGTGATTCTGAATCTCTTCTTATAAGCTAACCAGCGTCTCTCAAACTCATGAACCTCCATGGCATAGTAAATAAATTTCCTAAATTCCTTAAGCTTTTCCTTTCGGAGGTGAAGCACCATATTCTGCTCGATATGCCAGCTGCACAGACGGTGATATGTGCTGGGCCAGACTGATGATATGGCTTTGGCCATTGAAGCGTCGCCGTCTGTGATCGCTGAAATGGGATGCTTCTGGTGCATTGCCTCCAAAAAAACCTGAAGCAGCCACTCATATGAGTCAGCCGACTCGTCGGATACAAGACCAACCCCAAACACGACTGTGATGCGGTGATGGTTCAGCCCCACAAATGGAACAAATGGCAACCTATATTTGTTTGACCGGTATGTGCTGTCAAACACCACCACACcaccaaatgcaacatagtccaaGCGAGATTGGGCGTCTGCCCAGAATATGTTCTGCAGATGCCCATCACTGTCTGTGATGTATCTGTAAAAAAAATCTGGGTCTTTCATCTGTTGTGCTGTCATGTAGTTCAGCATAAATTGAGCATCGCTACCTTctatctttttcttcttctccaacgCGACATGGTTATACAGATCGCGAGATATAAATCCAACCTTGCCCAAACCACTAGCCTGCTTCTCCATCACATCCATTATCTGATGTGTGCGAAGTCCACCAACCGAGTACTCAATGACATCCGCCTTCTGTGGATCGGTCATGCCACGATGAGACCACAAGAAAGGTGACAACTCAGGATTTATGAATGGATGGCTATGTTGGTCAACAAAATTCTTTACAAACCACAACCCAGTGCTTGCTTGAAGCTCAACCTGCAAAAGAGCAGGACAACCACACCGAGAGAGTGCCCTTGGCGTCCTTTTCTTGTCGGTTTCATCAAAGTGCTTTACGTCACGATATCCTTGTTTGCAACACACAAACGTCCTCCGGTATGCATTTTCTTTGTTTCCCTTATATTTCAGATCACCCTTTCGAACACCAAACCCTTTGTTCTTCGCATACCCTAAGTAGAACTTGTACGCTTCGTTCTCACTTTTAAATGTCTGCCTGACCATCGAGTCGTACTCCATAAATTCATCTATCGAGATGCCTTCGCCAGCCATGCCGATATCCTGCCATAAGAAACAGCAAAATCTGTGACATATTTATATGAAAGAAAATACGCTGCAACTAAAACATATTAATTATATATTGTCAACGATTATAATCTGTAACTGAACCAATAATCTCTGACATCCTTACTAATTTTCTGAGCAGCCAAGAATCCTACTGGCCATAGTAATTTAACCCATCGTTTTCATGTTCTAAGAAATCTGTATTATGTTCTTGTACAAAGTAACATGCATCCCACAATATCAAACTCATAATCTGAGAGTTCTCACACACACTACTATTCCTTGCTCGGAAAAAAGAGAATAACTAGGAACCTCACACACACTACTAATCCAGCATCCACACGGACAGAAAACCGAGCAGCCATTTTCGAATTTGTATTGCGTGCACAGCCAGCATCCATGTGCGCCCAGCTATGGTGTTTGGGGAGCATCAGAGGCAACGTACCTATGCGAGGGATCTCAACCACGACGCGCGGAGGAACCGACTCGGGCGCCGTCCGAAGATCCTTCGATGGAGAGAGAGGGCCGCCGGGCGGCGCGGGCCGGCTGCGCCGTTGAAGATCTTGGGGCCCCGTCCAAGATCTTGCGGCGGCGCCCGCAGGGCGGGAGACGGAGCGGCCGACCCAGTGCGACTCAGGAAGCGGCGACCGATGGGCGAGGGAAGGAGCGACCGCAGGGCGGGAGAAGGAGAGGCGGCCCCTGTGCGACTCAGGCGACGGCTGCCAGGCAGAGAGGCGGCGGCAGAAAAATGAAGAACGCACGAGAAGTGAAACCTACGAACTAAGATAGGGCAATTCTATTCCAGCTGTGATTACTTACGTTAATAATCACAGCAATTACCCATATTATTAATTAATAACATTATCATTAAGAAAGGACTAATCTACCCTTACAACCAATTACTAAAATGTCCTCAAGAAAAAAAACAGGGATCAATAATGACCATTGGATCAACTATATACTACCCACTATTTACAGGAGTATGATGCACCGTAAAATATCTCGGGACCTTCGGCACAGTCACCAAGGCGTGGTCCTACAAGACCGGCGAGAGCGTCGCCATCAAGACCCTCAGCTCGAGCAGCCATGACGCGGTCTGGCGGGAGGCCGACCTCCTCAGGGCGTGCCATGGCCACCTCAACATCTTCCAGCTGCGGGCCATGTCCTTCGACCGCAGCGCCGACAGGCTCTCCCTCGTGATGGAGTACGTCGGGCCAAGCCTCCACGACGTCCTCCACCGCGCCCGCCGCGGCTGCCCGTTCCAGGAGGATGTGGTGCGCTACCTCATGCGGCAGCTTCTGAGCGGCGCCGACCACATGCACCGGCTGTGCCACGTCGTCCACCGGGACATCAAGCCCGAGAACGTCCTCATCGGCGACGGCGTCAAGATATGCGACTTCGGGCTCGCCATGCACATGTCCCAGTCCCCGCCGTACGGCCACCATGGCACGCGCAGCTACATGGCGCCGGAGATCCTCCTGGGgaagcccgactacgacgccaccgTGGACGCCTGGTCGCTGGGCTGCGTCATGGCCGAGCTCCTCCTAGGCGAGAGGCTCTTTGGCCGCGCGGCGGACGACGCCGACCAGCTCCTCAGGATCTTCTACATACTTGGCGTGCCGGACCAGATCTCCTGGCCGTCCTACAACTCCATGCCGCTCGCCGGCGAGCTGGTGGCGCCGCCGAGCATCCCCCACCGCAACAGGCTGCGCGAGGTGTTTCTAGAGGACTGCCTGTCCAGACAAGGCTTCCAAGTATTGAGCGGCCTCCTCTCCTGCGACGCAGGCAAGAGGCTGTCGGCGGCTGACGCCCTCGAGCTTCCATGGTTCACCTCCAACTAGATAGGGCGACGCTCCGGAAACTCTGATATGATAGCGTGCCGCCGACAgacatttttttttttgaaattttcacggGTGGGGGGGGGGAGAGATTTCCTCACCTGAATTTTCATATATCTGGGCCGGACCGCCCGAGTATACAAGATagcattacatatataatttttttttacAGGCAGGGAAGGAGGCAAGAGGGGCGGAGGGTGCAACACTAGGCGGCTAGGCACCGAATCCACACATCGGCAGCGTCCTTGAGGGTAGTAGGGAGGCGGATGCGGCACGGCATCCTCTCTGCAAAGCTGCAGTAGCCGGGGGAGTGAGGGTGGCATGTTCTGGAAGACCACCGCGTTGCGGTGTTTCCAAAGTTGCCAGCAGCAAAGGAGCAGGAAAGCTGGCCCCGTCCGAGGAGGGACCAATCCCGGAGGAGACATAAGGTGCAGCAGCTTGACTGTGGAGACTGTCGGGGTCGCCCCGACAGAGGCCCGGAACTGCTGGGCAAAGGGGCAAGTGAAGATGAGGTGGTCGGCCGTCTTAAGCGGAGCCGAGCAGATGGGGCAGCCAGCCCCGGCCACCTCAACAATGTGCTTACGCAGAAGCACGTCTCTCGTATGAATCCGAGCCTGCACCAGGAGCCAGGCAAAGAAACGAACCCTGCTTGGAGCGTAGCTCGTCCAGATGAAGTTGGCGAAAGGCGCTCCCACACCACCAAAGTGGCATAGCTGGTAAACCCCGACAGAGGAGAGGTCGGTCCCTTTGGCACAGTCCGGGCGGAGAGCACGAGCGTCGGCCTCCTCGGACAGGACCAGCGACTGGACGATGGGGAGGAGAAGTCCTCGCTCGCGCGCTCCAGCGCGGTTTAGCCGCGGTACGAGCCCCCCGTCGAGCCCATGTTGGGCGACGTGGGCAACCGAGACGTCCGGCGAGGTGACGTGGGAGAAGAGAGAGCTCATCTGGATGGAGAGGGCGCTACCGGGGAGCCAGGAGTCGAGCCAGAACGCCGTCGTACGCCCGTTCCCGACGGAGACAGCGGTGAGCGCCCGGTACGAAGGCATAAGTTTGGCGAGGGACGACCAATGTGGTCCGGGTCGCGACATGGCCGAAGCTGGGGTTAGGAGAGAGCGACCCAATTCGCCCCAGACCCAACGCGCCTACGGGGAGTCCTGACGAGAGTGCAGCCGATGAAGGAGCTTCAGCAGGAGGCAGCGGTTCTAGATTGAGAGGGCGCgcatccccaaacccccctcctccTTTGTCCGAGTGACACGATCCCAAGCGACAAAGCATTGCGCCCCCGATGCTTTGTCCGCACCGGTCCACaggaaggaccgccgcagggcaTCAATCGCCCGAAGGATTCGACTGCAATATTTCTGTAGCTGTGCTGTCTGAGTTTGTTTGTAAGGAATTGTCGACGTTCGTTCAGGCAAAAAAACCTGTGCCCGTTACTTCATCATACATCAATAGGAAGTGCGGCCATGTGTTTGGGTTGTGGCACATCGAATGCTTTTGTATCCACAAGCCGAAGTGAAGTTCGTGTGGATTCCAGACTTCATTTTTCAGAAGACTAGGGAGGCTTCCCCCATTTCATTGCAACCAAACCGTAGAATCCAAATTTGTTTTCAGTTTGGCTATTCATCTGTAGTCCAAAATTATAATTTGTCGATTTTGCTCGAAGCCCCGACGAAGCGGCAAAGAGACCGAGCGAGGAGCTACCCGGAGCCGTGTGGATGAGCTCATCCACACCACTGAGCTGACCAATGTAGTTCTTTTGTGCCTTATTTGGGGTTTGTGAAAATAAGTTGGCCCAAATAAGCCACAAAAGAATTGGCCTTAAATAAGGGTTACCTTTTGGGAGAGCTCGCAATGCTCACTTTTTTTGACAGAGCGTCTCAGATGATAATGTGAAGAGTGATCTTTGCAAGAGATAACCATTAACGTGATTTTAACCAAGCGGCAAAGAGACCGAGCGAGGAGCCGTGTGGATGAGCTCATCCACACCACTGAGCTACCAACTTTTTTGGCTTATTTGGGGTTGTGAAAATAAGTTGGCCCAAATAAGCCACAAAAGAATTGACCTTAAATAAGGGTTACGTTTTGGGAGAGCCCACAATGCTCTTTTTTTTTGACAAGGTGCCTCAGATGATAGAGTGTGGAGTGATCTTTGCAAGAGGTAACCATTACCatgattttgaacacaaaaaaagtcatTGCCGGCCCAGACAAAAGTTGGGCTTGTGGTTACTCCTTTCGGATTTTTGGTTTCCAACCTATGTTGCGAAATTTATAAAAATGAAAataatattattattttttaaatcgAGAAAACACCCGCTGAGGATCACAAGAGAAAAGTGGTCTCTCTGAAATTTGTTGCATGTTTATCTTAAACATTCTATACAAATTTAAACTTGTTGCAAGCATCCTCCCCAAATTAGCTCAAAGCTGGGGAGAACAAAAATACAAGAAAAATGAGAAACAGAGCTGTAGTCGGTTGGGGTACTTCCAAGTTGCAACAGCTACCTAAAGAAATCTGAATTGCTTCTGGTTACCATAGTGATATGATTATATTCCAAAAACAGTAAAGGCAATCGTAAAGAGGAACTACACTTACACAATTAACAAAAGATACAAAACAGAACCGCCTCCAAACAGATCTATATCAGATACCAATAGATTGTATGCAGATTACTGATAAGAACACAATCACAAGGTTCACCGACCATGTCTTTAAATGATAAATAAGCAACAAAACACTAGTCTTCATGCATTAGAAGATCCAACATACTAAGAGAACATTTCAACTTTtgtgcttctgcccaacaaaaataCCAGCATCCACCACAGCCCAATCACATGAACAGGTTCGGCCTCGTCGCCTTGTAGGTGGTCTTCAGCTTCCTGGTTGGTGGCCTGACCTTTTGGTACACAAGGGGGAACTTGATCTTGGAGTTGTGGAACTGCTTGGTGTTGtctctcttgcatagcttgaagttGACAGTCGCGGTCTTGATGATCTGAATGCAGGGGGATCTCACACGGTGGCGAGAGGCCATCTCAGTGTACATCTGCTCCACGGCACCATTCAGTGTGGTGTCACGGTACTCCTTGTACATGTTGTGGTAGCCGGTTCTGCTCTGGTAACGCAGCCAAATGCCATAGTTCTTGATCGTGGTTGGGTTCTTCTCAAAGATCTGACAAACAAGGAGTATTTCAGTGCAAAAATAACAATCACATGCCATAATTGGGTAAAAAGAATCAGTGGAAAAATCAGGTTCCAATTGGTTCCCAAACCAAGAAACTATGGATTAACACCAGCCGACCACAACATACACGTCACACA contains:
- the LOC119279577 gene encoding putative cyclin-dependent kinase F-2 encodes the protein MVFGEHQRQLTKAWSYKTGESVAIKTLSSSSHDAVWREADLLRACHGHLNIFQLRAMSFDRSADRLSLVMEYVGPSLHDVLHRARRGCPFQEDVVRYLMRQLLSGADHMHRLCHVVHRDIKPENVLIGDGVKICDFGLAMHMSQSPPYGHHGTRSYMAPEILLGKPDYDATVDAWSLGCVMAELLLGERLFGRAADDADQLLRIFYILGVPDQISWPSYNSMPLAGELVAPPSIPHRNRLREVFLEDCLSRQGFQVLSGLLSCDAGKRLSAADALELPWFTSN
- the LOC119276490 gene encoding 60S ribosomal protein L18a, producing MVAFRFHQYQVVGRALPTPGDEQPKIYRMKLWATNEVRAKSKFWYFLRKLKKVKKSNGQMLAINEIFEKNPTTIKNYGIWLRYQSRTGYHNMYKEYRDTTLNGAVEQMYTEMASRHRVRSPCIQIIKTATVNFKLCKRDNTKQFHNSKIKFPLVYQKVRPPTRKLKTTYKATRPNLFM